In a genomic window of Meleagris gallopavo isolate NT-WF06-2002-E0010 breed Aviagen turkey brand Nicholas breeding stock chromosome 1, Turkey_5.1, whole genome shotgun sequence:
- the GJB2 gene encoding gap junction beta-6 protein — MDWGTLQAVLGGVNKHSTSIGKIWLTVLFIFRIMILVVAAERVWGDEQQDFVCNTLQPGCRNVCYDHFFPISHIRLWALQLIFVSTPALLVAMHVAYTRHEKKRQFRNGDKINIEELKNEKIHIRGPLWWTYTCSIFFRIIFEAVFMYVFYYMYDGYQMPRLVKCDAWPCPNVVDCFVSRPTEKTMFTIFMLAVSGICMMLNLAEFCYLVLKVCLKDSGKKTVLK, encoded by the coding sequence atggatTGGGGAACTCTGCAGGCTGTTCTGGGAGGTGTAAATAAACACTCCACCAGCATTGGGAAGATATGGCTCACAGTCCTGTTCATCTTCCGTATCATGATCCTGGTTGTGGCTGCAGAGAGAGTCTGGGGAGATGAACAACAAGATTTTGTCTGCAATACACTTCAGCCTGGGTGTAGAAATGTTTGCTATGATCACTTTTTCCCCATCTCTCACATCAGACTCTGGGCCCTGCAGCTGATCTTCGTTTCTACCCCTGCACTGCTGGTGGCCATGCATGTGGCTTACACCAGGCACGAGAAGAAAAGGCAGTTTAGAAACGGTGACAAAATTAATATCgaagagctgaaaaatgaaaagattcaTATTCGAGGTCCCCTGTGGTGGACATATACCTGCAGCATCTTCTTCAGGATCATTTTTGAAGCAGTCTTCATGTACGTGTTCTACTACATGTACGACGGGTACCAGATGCCTCGTCTGGTGAAGTGTGATGCGTGGCCCTGCCCCAACGTAGTAGATTGTTTTGTGTCTCGGCCTACTGAGAAAACCATGTTTACTATTTTTATGCTTGCTGTATCTGGGATCTGCATGATGTTGAATCTGGCTGAGTTTTGTTACTTAGTGTTAAAAGTTTGTCTGAAAgattctgggaaaaaaacagttttaaaataa